A region of Phalacrocorax carbo chromosome 9, bPhaCar2.1, whole genome shotgun sequence DNA encodes the following proteins:
- the LOC135314963 gene encoding inositol 1,4,5-trisphosphate receptor-interacting protein-like 1: protein MVFRLQAMAATKFLILVLHCIVRYPQTAGEELDEAMRERMQQRAQLLSLETSRLLQELEQSSQEPSSVAWGALLFAALQQWQFWAIAGVLVLLSGPWWWLRKRSHEQDGSSDKQILSNEESSSSDREQEEEDEQEEVQEEEESDGEGPDDERDLGRTFAKRIQWPVQNLAYRRRVVEQLAGDLLHVFQGQWSTSFSPVLQPAIKAGSAFEGWSPHGDDAVYCLLVPPQAPRGHAFQLELSTVGEPPAKVSCIRVELVCTCMRAQLVENLLCFLHHPEEEMRRNQDPSLLDTLCTGSYLDVQKTAHWFQQFVRSAWMLMPLSGRYNMKVLPSSCSCKLQLTNASRRTLFIEITLGVQQGDSDIFLSSQSSEAIFTPSTIWSESYAVAEMKFFRHIARQVPRDSFHLRCLQLCARAMVGTGFSTYTLNTAVMHLLTTIPLSGWRRRDFLLRLQDIMRYLRCCLEEKRLDHFFFGNENMPQEIVLPPALQAATPPNLFQHLAQDPAAHAEALHDFYELRDRLTRLLIYGN from the coding sequence ATGGTTTTCCGCCTGCAGGCCATGGCTGCCACAAAATTCCTCATTCTGGTTCTGCACTGCATCGTCCGGTACCCACAGACAGCCGGTGAAGAGCTGGACGAGGCGATGCGCGAGCGCATGCAGCAACGTgcgcagctgctgagcctggagacgtctcggctgctgcaggagctggagcagagcagccaggagccgAGCAGCGTGGCATGGGGAGccctgctctttgctgccttgcagcagtggcagttcTGGGCCATTGCTGgagtcctggtcctgctctCTGGGCCCTGGTGGTGGCTCAGGAAAAGGAGCCATGAACAGGACGGCAGCAGTGACAAGCAGATCTTAAGCAACGAGGAGAGCTCCAGCAGtgacagggagcaggaggaagaagacgAGCAGGAAGaggtgcaggaggaggaagaaagtgaTGGGGAAGGTCCTGATGATGAGAGGGATCTGGGTAGGACTTTTGCAAAGCGCATCCAGTGGCCAGTGCAGAACCTGGCCTACCGGCGACGTGTGGTGGAGCAGCTGGCGGGTGACCTCCTCCATGTCTTCCAAGGTCAATGGTCAACTAGTTTCTctccagtgctgcagccagccatCAAGGCGGGCAGCGCCTTTGAAGGTTGGAGTCCCCACGGGGACGATGCTGTCTACTGCCTGCTCGTGCCCCCGCAGGCCCCCCGTGGGCACGCCTTCCAGCTCGAGCTGAGCACCGTGGGGGAACCGCCGGCGAAGGTTTCCTGCATCCGCGTGGAGCTGGTGTGCACCTGCATGAGGGCACAGCTTGTGGAGAActtgctgtgcttcctccaccaccccGAGGAGGAGATGAGGAGGAATCAGGACCCCAGCCTCCTAGACACCCTCTGCACAGGCTCCTACCTAGATGTGCAGAAAACTGCCCACTGGTTCCAGCAATTTGTGAGGTCAGCCTGGATGCTGATGCCTCTGTCCGGTCGCTACAATATGAAGGTGCTgccctccagctgctcctgcaagCTGCAGCTGACTAATGCCTCCAGGAGGACCCTCTTTATTGAGATCACGTTGGGTGTGCAGCAAGGCGACTCGGACATCTTCCTGAGCAGCCAGAGTTCAGAGGCCATCTTCACCCCAAGCACAATTTGGTCAGAGAGCTACGCTGTGGCTGAGATGAAGTTCTTCAGGCACATAGCCCGGCAGGTCCCACGTGACAGCTTCCACCTCAGATGCCTGCAGCTCTGCGCTCGCGCCATGGTGGGCACAGGCTTTTCCACCTATACCTTGAACACAGCTGTGATGCACCTCCTGACCACCATACCCCTGTCAGGCTGGCGCAGGAGGGATTTCCTGCTGCGGCTGCAGGATATCATGCGATACCTgcgctgctgcctggaggagaaacGCCTTGACCACTTCTTCTTTGGCAATGAGAACATGCCCCAGGAGATCGTCTTGCCCCCAGCTTTACAAGCGGCCACGCCACCCAACCTCTTCCAGCACCTGGCGCAGGATCCAGCTGCCCATGCTGAGGCACTGCATGACTTCTATGAGCTGCGTGATCGGCTCACGAGACTGCTGATCTATGGAAACTGA
- the LOC135314946 gene encoding inositol 1,4,5-trisphosphate receptor-interacting protein-like 1, with amino-acid sequence MRERMQQRAQLLSLETSRLLQELEQSSQEPSSVAWGALLFAALQQWQFWAIAGVLVLLSGPWWWLRKRSHEQDGSSDEQILSNEESSSSDREQEEEDEQEEVQEEEESDGEGPDDERDLGRTFAKRIQWPVQNLAYRRRVVEQLAGDLLHVFQGQWSTSFSPVLQPAIKAGSAFEGWSPHGDDAVYRLLVPPQAPRGHAFQLELSTVGEPPAKVSCIRVELVCTCMRAQLVENLLCFLHHPEEELRRNQDPSLLDTLCTGSYLDVQKTAHWFQQFVRSAWMLMPLSGRYNMKVLPSSCSCKLQLTNASRRTLFIEITLGVQQGDSDIFLSSQSSEAIFTPSTIWSESYAVAEMKFFRHIARQVPRDSFHLRCLQLCARAMVGTGFSTYTLNTAVMHLLTTIPLSGWRRRDFLLRLQDIMRYLRCCLEEKRLDHFFFGNENMPQEIVLPPALQAAEPPNLFQHLAQDPAAHAEALHDFYELRDRLTRLLIYGN; translated from the coding sequence ATGCGCGAGCGCATGCAGCAACGTgcgcagctgctgagcctggagacgtctcggctgctgcaggagctggagcagagcagccaggagccgAGCAGCGTGGCATGGGGAGccctgctctttgctgccttgcagcagtggcagttcTGGGCCATTGCTGgagtcctggtcctgctctCTGGGCCCTGGTGGTGGCTCAGGAAAAGGAGCCATGAACAGGACGGCAGCAGTGACGAGCAGATCTTAAGCAACGAGGAGAGCTCCAGCAGtgacagggagcaggaggaagaagacgAGCAGGAAGaggtgcaggaggaggaagaaagtgaTGGGGAAGGTCCTGATGATGAGAGGGATCTGGGTAGGACTTTTGCAAAGCGCATCCAGTGGCCAGTGCAGAACCTGGCCTACCGGCGACGTGTGGTGGAGCAGCTGGCGGGTGACCTCCTCCATGTCTTCCAAGGTCAATGGTCAACTAGTTTCTctccagtgctgcagccagccatCAAGGCGGGCAGCGCCTTTGAAGGTTGGAGTCCCCACGGGGACGATGCTGTCTACCGCCTGCTCGTGCCCCCGCAGGCCCCCCGTGGGCACGCCTTCCAGCTCGAGCTGAGCACCGTGGGGGAACCGCCGGCGAAGGTTTCCTGCATCCGCGTGGAGCTGGTGTGCACCTGCATGAGGGCACAGCTTGTGGAGAActtgctgtgcttcctccaccaccccgaggaggagctgaggaggaATCAGGACCCCAGCCTCCTAGACACCCTCTGCACAGGCTCCTACCTAGATGTGCAGAAAACTGCCCACTGGTTCCAGCAATTTGTGAGGTCAGCCTGGATGCTGATGCCTCTGTCCGGTCGCTACAATATGAAGGTGCTgccctccagctgctcctgcaagCTGCAGCTGACTAATGCCTCCAGGAGGACCCTCTTTATTGAGATCACGTTGGGTGTGCAGCAAGGCGACTCGGACATCTTCCTGAGCAGCCAGAGTTCAGAGGCCATCTTCACCCCAAGCACAATTTGGTCAGAGAGCTACGCTGTGGCTGAGATGAAGTTCTTCAGGCACATAGCCCGGCAGGTCCCACGTGACAGCTTCCACCTCAGATGCCTGCAGCTCTGCGCTCGCGCCATGGTGGGCACAGGCTTTTCCACCTATACCTTGAACACAGCTGTGATGCACCTCCTGACCACCATACCCCTGTCAGGCTGGCGCAGGAGGGATTTCCTGCTGCGGCTGCAGGATATCATGCGATACCTgcgctgctgcctggaggagaaacGCCTTGACCACTTCTTCTTTGGCAATGAGAACATGCCCCAGGAGATCGTCTTGCCCCCAGCTTTACAAGCGGCCGAGCCACCCAACCTCTTCCAGCACCTGGCGCAGGATCCAGCTGCCCATGCTGAGGCACTGCATGACTTCTATGAGCTGCGTGATCGGCTCACGAGACTGCTGATCTATGGAAACTGA
- the LOC135314947 gene encoding inositol 1,4,5-trisphosphate receptor-interacting protein-like 1, translating into MRERMQQRAQLLSLETSRLLQELEQSSQEPSSVAWGALLFAALQQWQFWAIAGVLVLLSGPWWWLRKRSHEQDGSSDEQILSNEESSSSDREQEEEDEQEEVQEEEESDGEGPDDERDLGRTFAKRIQWPVQNLAYRRRVVEQLAGDLLHVFQGQWSTSFSPVLQPAIKAGSAFEGWSPHGDDAVYCLLVPPQAPRGHAFQLELSTVGEPPAKVSCIRVELVCTCMRAQLVENLLCFLHHPEEEMRRNQDPSLLDTLCTGSYLDVQKTAHWFQQFVRSAWMLMPLSGRYNMKVLPSSCSCKLQLTNASRRTLFIEITLGVQQGDSDIFLSSQSSEAIFTPSTIWSESYAVAEMKFFRHIARQVPRDSFHLRCLQLCARAMVGTGFSTYTLNTAVMHLLTTIPLSGWRRRDFLLRLQDIMRYLRCCLEEKRLDHFFFGNENMPQEIVLPPALQAAKPPNLFQHLAQDPAAHAEALHDFYELRDRLTRLLIYGN; encoded by the coding sequence ATGCGCGAGCGCATGCAGCAACGTgcgcagctgctgagcctggagacgtctcggctgctgcaggagctggagcagagcagccaggagccgAGCAGCGTGGCATGGGGAGccctgctctttgctgccttgcagcagtggcagttcTGGGCCATTGCTGgagtcctggtcctgctctCTGGGCCCTGGTGGTGGCTCAGGAAAAGGAGCCATGAACAGGACGGCAGCAGTGACGAGCAGATCTTAAGCAACGAGGAGAGCTCCAGCAGtgacagggagcaggaggaagaagacgAGCAGGAAGaggtgcaggaggaggaagaaagtgaTGGGGAAGGTCCTGATGATGAGAGGGATCTGGGTAGGACTTTTGCAAAGCGCATCCAGTGGCCAGTGCAGAACCTGGCCTACCGGCGACGTGTGGTGGAGCAGCTGGCGGGTGACCTCCTCCATGTCTTCCAAGGTCAATGGTCAACTAGTTTCTctccagtgctgcagccagccatCAAGGCGGGCAGCGCCTTTGAAGGTTGGAGTCCCCACGGGGACGATGCTGTCTACTGCCTGCTCGTGCCCCCGCAGGCCCCCCGTGGGCACGCCTTCCAGCTCGAGCTGAGCACCGTGGGGGAACCGCCGGCGAAGGTTTCCTGCATCCGCGTGGAGCTGGTGTGCACCTGCATGAGGGCACAGCTTGTGGAGAActtgctgtgcttcctccaccaccccGAGGAGGAGATGAGGAGGAATCAGGACCCCAGCCTCCTAGACACCCTCTGCACAGGCTCCTACCTAGATGTGCAGAAAACTGCCCACTGGTTCCAGCAATTTGTGAGGTCAGCCTGGATGCTGATGCCTCTGTCCGGTCGCTACAATATGAAGGTGCTgccctccagctgctcctgcaagCTGCAGCTGACTAATGCCTCCAGGAGGACCCTCTTTATTGAGATCACGTTGGGTGTGCAGCAAGGCGACTCGGACATCTTCCTGAGCAGCCAGAGTTCAGAGGCCATCTTCACCCCAAGCACAATTTGGTCAGAGAGCTACGCTGTGGCTGAGATGAAGTTCTTCAGGCACATAGCCCGGCAGGTCCCACGTGACAGCTTCCACCTCAGATGCCTGCAGCTCTGCGCTCGCGCCATGGTGGGCACAGGCTTTTCCACCTATACCTTGAACACAGCTGTGATGCACCTCCTGACCACCATACCCCTGTCAGGCTGGCGCAGGAGGGATTTCCTGCTGCGGCTGCAGGATATCATGCGATACCTgcgctgctgcctggaggagaaacGCCTTGACCACTTCTTCTTTGGCAATGAGAACATGCCCCAGGAGATCGTCTTGCCCCCAGCTTTACAAGCGGCCAAGCCACCCAACCTCTTCCAGCACCTGGCGCAGGATCCAGCTGCCCATGCTGAGGCACTGCATGACTTCTATGAGCTGCGTGATCGGCTCACGAGACTGCTGATCTATGGAAACTGA
- the LOC135314965 gene encoding inositol 1,4,5-trisphosphate receptor-interacting protein-like 1, giving the protein MVFRLQAMAATKFLILVLHCIVRYPQTAGEELDEAMRERMQQRAQLLSLETSRLLQELEQSSQEPSSVAWGALLFAALQQWQFWAIAGVLVLLSGPWWWLRKRSHEQDGSSDEQILSNEESSSSDREQEEEDEQEEVQEEEESDGEGPDDERDLGRTFAKRIQWPVQNLAYRRRVVEQLAGDLLHVFQGQWSTSFSPVLQPAIKAGSAFEGWSPHGDDAVYCLLVPPQAPRGHAFQLELSTVGEPPAKVSCIRVELVCTCMRAQLVENLLCFLHHPEEELRRNQDPSLLDTLCTGSYLDVQKTAHWFQQFVRSAWMLMPLSGRYNMKVLPSSCSCKLQLTNASRRTLFIEITLGVQQGDSDIFLSSQSSEAIFTPSTIWSESYAVAEMKFFRHIARQVPRDSFHLRCLQLCARAMVGTGFSTYTLNTAVMHLLTTIPLSGWRRRDFLLRLQDIMRYLRCCLEEKRLDHFFFGNENMPQEIVLPPALQAATPPNLFQHLAQDPAAHAEALHDFYELRDRLTRLLIYGN; this is encoded by the coding sequence ATGGTTTTCCGCCTGCAGGCCATGGCTGCCACAAAATTCCTCATTCTGGTTCTGCACTGCATCGTCCGGTACCCACAGACAGCCGGTGAAGAGCTGGACGAGGCGATGCGCGAGCGCATGCAGCAACGTgcgcagctgctgagcctggagacgtctcggctgctgcaggagctggagcagagcagccaggagccgAGCAGCGTGGCATGGGGGGccctgctctttgctgccttgcagcagtggcagttcTGGGCCATTGCTGgagtcctggtcctgctctCTGGGCCCTGGTGGTGGCTCAGGAAAAGGAGCCATGAACAGGACGGCAGCAGTGACGAGCAGATCTTAAGCAACGAGGAGAGCTCCAGCAGtgacagggagcaggaggaagaagacgAGCAGGAAGaggtgcaggaggaggaagaaagtgaTGGGGAAGGTCCTGATGATGAGAGGGATCTGGGTAGGACTTTTGCAAAGCGCATCCAGTGGCCAGTGCAGAACCTGGCCTACCGGCGACGTGTGGTGGAGCAGCTGGCGGGTGACCTCCTCCATGTCTTCCAAGGTCAATGGTCAACTAGTTTCTctccagtgctgcagccagccatCAAGGCGGGCAGCGCCTTTGAAGGTTGGAGTCCCCACGGGGACGATGCTGTCTACTGCCTGCTCGTGCCCCCGCAGGCCCCCCGTGGGCACGCCTTCCAGCTCGAGCTGAGCACCGTGGGGGAACCGCCGGCGAAGGTTTCCTGCATCCGCGTGGAGCTGGTGTGCACCTGCATGAGGGCACAGCTTGTGGAGAActtgctgtgcttcctccaccaccccgaggaggagctgaggaggaATCAGGACCCCAGCCTCCTAGACACCCTCTGCACAGGCTCCTACCTAGATGTGCAGAAAACTGCCCACTGGTTCCAGCAATTTGTGAGGTCAGCCTGGATGCTGATGCCTCTGTCCGGTCGCTACAATATGAAGGTGCTgccctccagctgctcctgcaagCTGCAGCTGACTAATGCCTCCAGGAGGACCCTCTTTATTGAGATCACGTTGGGTGTGCAGCAAGGCGACTCGGACATCTTCCTGAGCAGCCAGAGTTCAGAGGCCATCTTCACCCCAAGCACAATTTGGTCAGAGAGCTACGCTGTGGCTGAGATGAAGTTCTTCAGGCACATAGCCCGGCAGGTCCCACGTGACAGCTTCCACCTCAGATGCCTGCAGCTCTGCGCTCGCGCCATGGTGGGCACAGGCTTTTCCACCTATACCTTGAACACAGCTGTGATGCACCTCCTGACCACCATACCCCTGTCAGGCTGGCGCAGGAGGGATTTCCTGCTGCGGCTGCAGGATATCATGCGATACCTgcgctgctgcctggaggagaaacGCCTTGACCACTTCTTCTTTGGCAATGAGAACATGCCCCAGGAGATCGTCTTGCCCCCAGCTTTACAAGCGGCCACGCCACCCAACCTCTTCCAGCACCTGGCGCAGGATCCAGCTGCCCATGCTGAGGCACTGCATGACTTCTATGAGCTGCGTGATCGGCTCACGAGACTGCTGATCTATGGAAACTGA
- the LOC104040657 gene encoding inositol 1,4,5-trisphosphate receptor-interacting protein-like 1, producing the protein MPLPRVGAGLAASQLPCPLSSLPPAPPATTSLPSSHTQPLLSLLPQAMAATEFLIRVLLGTIWYPQKVGDELDEATRERMQQRAQLLSLEMSRLLQELEQSRQEPNSQEPSSVAWGALLFAALQQWQFRAITGVLVLLFGLWWWLSRRSREQDGSSDEESSSSDREQVEEAQEEEEGNDDADDLGRFFEEHIQWPVQDLATECQLVKDLMDNLVLVFQMLLSNSLMPVLQAAIGVGSAFEGWSPREKDITYRLLVPLKPPRGHAFHLELCTDEEMPVRCFCIRVELVCTCMTEQLAGEMLCLLHHPEEELRRNQDPSLLDTLCTGSYLDVQKTARWLHLLVKGAWVVLPQSSRCHLMMLPPSRSCKFQVTKDYSKKHTIEMMFGVQQGDSDIFLSSQSTEAIFTPSTIWSESYAVAEMKFFRHIARQVPRDSFHLRCLQLCARAMVGTGFSTYTLNTAVMHLLTTIPLSGWRRRDFLLRLQDIMRYLRCCLEEKCLDHFFFGNENMPQEIVLPPALQAAEPPNLFQHLAQDPAAHAEALHDFYELRDRLTRLLIYGN; encoded by the coding sequence ATGCCGCTGCCGCGGGTGGGCgcaggccttgctgcctcccagctgccttgccccctctcctccctgcccccagctccccccgccaccacctccctcccttccagccacactcaaccccttctctccctcctcccgcaggcCATGGCTGCCACAGAATTCCTCATCCGGGTTCTGCTAGGGACCATTTGGTACCCGCAGAAGGTCGGTGATGAGCTGGATGAGGCCACGCGCGAGCGCATGCAGCAACGTGCGCAGCTGCTGAGCTTGGAGATGtctcggctgctgcaggagctggagcagagccgCCAGGAGCCAAACAGCCAGGAGCCGAGCAGCGTGGCCTGGGGAGccctgctctttgctgccttgcagcagtggcagttcCGGGCCATTACTGgagtcctggtcctgctctttGGGCTCTGGTGGTGGCTCAGCAGAAGGAGCCGTGAGCAGGATGGCAGCAGTGACGAGGAGAGCTCCAGCAGTGACAGGGAGCAGGTGGAGGAGgcacaggaggaagaagaaggaaatgaTGATGCCGATGACCTAGGAAGGTTTTTTGAGGAGCACATACAGTGGCCAGTCCAGGACCTGGCCACAGAGTGCCAGCTGGTGAAGGACTTGATGGACAACCTCGTCCTTGTCTTCCAAATGCTCTTGTCAAATAGTTTGATGCCGGTGTTGCAAGCAGCCATTGGGGTTGGCAGCGCCTTTGAAGGTTGGAGTCCCCGTGAGAAAGACATCACCTATCGCCTGCTCGTGCCCCTGAAGCCCCCCCGTGGGCATGCCTTCCACCTGGAACTCTGCACTGACGAGGAGATGCCAGTGAGGTGCTTCTGCATCCGCGTGGAGCTTGTGTGCACGTGCATGACAGAGCAGCTGGCAGGAGAGATGCTGTGTCTACTCCACCACCCcgaggaggagctgaggaggaATCAGGACCCCAGCCTCCTAGACACCCTCTGTACAGGCTCCTACCTAGATGTGCAGAAAACTGCTCGCTGGTTGCATCTGTTGGTGAAAGGTGCCTGGGTGGTTTTGCCTCAGTCGTCCAGGTGTCATCTAATGATGCTGCCACCCAGTCGCTCCTGCAAATTCCAGGTGACAAAAGATTACAGCAAAAAACACACCATTGAGATGATGTTTGGGGTGCAGCAAGGCGACTCGGACATCTTCCTGAGCAGCCAGAGTACAGAGGCCATCTTCACCCCAAGCACAATTTGGTCAGAGAGCTACGCTGTGGCTGAGATGAAGTTCTTCAGGCACATAGCCCGGCAGGTCCCGCGTGACAGCTTCCACCTCAGatgcctgcagctctgtgctcGCGCCATGGTGGGCACAGGCTTTTCCACCTATACCTTGAACACAGCTGTGATGCACCTCCTGACCACCATACCCCTGTCAGGCTGGCGCAGGAGGGATTTCCTGCTGCGGCTGCAGGATATCATGCGATACCTgcgctgctgcctggaggagaaatGCCTTGACCACTTCTTCTTTGGCAATGAGAACATGCCCCAGGAGATTGTCTTGCCCCCAGCTTTACAAGCAGCCGAGCCACCCAACCTCTTCCAGCACCTGGCACAGGATCCAGCCGCCCATGCTGAGGCACTGCATGACTTCTATGAGCTGCGTGATCGGCTCACGAGACTGCTGATCTATGGAAACTGA